GACCACCCCTGGTTCGTCGCCTGCCAGTTCCATCCGGAGTTCACCTCCACGCCGCGCGACGGCCATCCGCTGTTCGCCGGCTTCATTCGTGCAGCGCTGGCGCAGCAGGACAAGGCGAGCGGCAAGCCACCCAGGGCAGTGGAGGCATGAAACTCGCCGGAGTCGAAGTCGGCCTCGACCAGCCGCTGTTCCTGATTGCCGGGCCCGACACCCTGGAATCGGAGGCGATGTGCCTGGAAGTGGCGGGCCATCTCAAGGAAGTCACCCAGCGCCTGGGCATTCCCTACGTGTTCAAGGGTTCGTTCGACAAGGCCAACCGCACTTCGGTCAAGAGCTACCGTGGGCCCGGCCTGGAAGAGGGGCTGAAGATTCTGCAGGCGGTACAGTCACAAATTGGTGTGCCGGTGATTACCGACGTGCACGAAGACACGCCGATCGATGAAGTCGCTGCGGTGGTCGACGTACTGCAGACACCGGCATTTCTGTGCCGTCAGACCAACTTCATCCAGAACGTGGCGCGGGCCGGCAAGCCGGTCAACATCAAGAAGGGTCAGTTCCTCTCGCCCTGGGAGATGAGCAAGGTCGTCGAGAAGGCGCGCGAGACCGGTAACGACGAGCTGATGGTGTGCGAGCGCGGCTTCAGCTTCGGCTACAACAACCTGGTGGTCGACATGCGCTCGCTGGCGATCATGCGCGAGACCGGCTGCCCGGTAGTTTTCGACGCCACCCACTCGGTGCAACTGCCGGGCGGGCAGGGCGAGTCCTCCGGCGGTATGCGCGAATACATCCCGGTGCTGGCCCGCGCCGCAGTCGGCGTGGGCGTGGCCGGCGTGTTCTGCGAAACGCACCCCAAGCCCGAAGAGGCCCTGTGCGACGGCCCCAACTCGATGAGGCTGTCCGACATGGAAGGCCTGCTCGAATCGCTGGTTGCCATCGATCGGGTCGTCAAGTCGCATGGGAATTTGTGAAACCGCAGATTACGCAGATTGACGCAGATTGAAATCAGATGATTTATGACAGGCGAATCTCGATCCGTGTGTCATTGAGCATCGACCTTGCTGGCAACTTCAATTCACTTGAATCTGCGGGAATCTGCGAAATCTGCGGTTTCAAAAACGACAAGACTTAAAACTGGAAGAGCCATGAAGATCACGCACATCCAAGCACTCGAAATTCTCGATTCTCGTGGCAACCCGACGCTGGAGGCCGAGGTCACGGTCGAGGGTGGCCACGTCGGTCGGGCGGCGGTGCCCTCCGGCGCCTCGACTGGCGCGCGCGAGGCGGTCGAGTTGCGCGACGGGGACAAGCGTTATGGCGGCAAGGGTGTGCGTCAGGCGGTATCCCACGTCAACGGCGAGATCGCCGCGGCAATCAAGGGCATGGATGCGACCGACCAGGCCGGCATCGACAAGACCCTGATCGATCTCGACGGCAGCGACAACAAGTCGCGCCTGGGCGCCAATGCCCTGCTGGGCGTGTCCCTGGCCGTTGCCCACGCGGCTGCGGCAGCAAAGGACCAGGCCCTGTGGGAATACCTGCTCGCCAACTCCGGCCAGCAGGCCAGCCTGCCGGTGCCGATGATGAATATCCTCAATGGCGGGGCGCATGCCGACAACCGCGTCGATATCCAGGAATTCATGATCATGCCGGTGGGCCTGCCGGACTTTCCGTCCGCCCTGCAGGCCGGTACCGAGGTGTTTCATGCCCTCAAGGCGATCCTTCGCCAGCGCGGGCTCAACACGGCGGTCGGCGACGAGGGCGGTTTCGCCCCGGACCTGTCGTCCAACGAGGCCGCACTCGAACTGCTGATGACCGCCATCACCGAGGCCGGTTACGAGCCCGGAAAAGACATCTACCTAGCCCTGGACGTGGCCTCGAGTGAGTTCTGCCGCGACGGACAGTACGTACTCGACGCCGAGGGCCGTGCCTTCGACAGCACCGAGTTCGTCGATTACCTGGCCGATATCGTCGACCGCTACCCGGTCATTTCGATCGAGGACGGCATGAGCGAGGACGATTGGGACGGTTGGGCCGAACTGACGCAGAGCATCGGCGGCAAGGTGCAGCTGGTCGGCGACGATCTGTTCGTGACCAACACCGCCATCCTGAAACGCGGCATCGACGAGCACATCGGCAACGCTATCCTGATCAAGCCCAACCAGATCGGCACCCTGTCGGAAACCCTGGACGCCATTGCCATGGCGCGCAATGCCGGCTTCGGGACCATCATCTCGCACCGCTCCGGCGAGACCGAGGACGTGACCATTGCCGACCTGGCCGTAGCCAGCAATGCCGGGCAGATCAAGACCGGCTCGCTGTGTCGTTCCGACCGGGTGGCCAAGTACAACCAGTTGCTGCGCATCAACGCGCGCCTGGGAGATGCCGCGCGCTATGATGGCCGGTATGTCTTTGCGCGTTTTCTCGACTGACCTAACTGGGGAAACTCGACCGGCATGAGCATGCTGGCCGAGGTCATCATCTTCCTGGCTGCCGCGGTGGTCATGGTGCCGCTGGCCCGCTGGTCGGGCCTGGGTGCGGTGCTGGGTTTTCTGGCCGCCGGCGTACTGATCGGTCCCTGGGTGCTGGGCCTGATCGACAATGTCGATACCATCCTGCATTTTTCCGAGCTCGGCGTTGTACTGCTGCTGTTCCTGATCGGCCTGGAACTGAAGCCTTCCAGGCTGCGGGTGCTTCGCCGCATCGTTTTCTTTGTCGGCTCGATGCAGCTTCTGATTACGACCCTGCTGCTGTGGCCGCTAGCGGCCTGGTGGTCCGGCAGCTTGTGGATCGGCCTGCTGATCGCCGTCGTCCTGTCGCTGTCGTCGACGGCGATGGGTGTGCAGATCCTGGCCGAGAAGAAGCAGTTGGCCGCGCCCCACGGCCGGCAGGCCTTCGGCATCCTGCTGATGCAGGACATCGCGGTCATTCCGCTGCTGGCCATCATTCCGCTGTTTGCCGCCGGTGAGCTCGGGTCCGAGGTGGACGGTTCCATTGTCTTCGGACTGCTGCAGGCGGCCGCCGTGATTGCCGGTCTGATCCTGGCCGGTCGTTTCCTGCTCCGCCCGACCCTGCGTGCCATCGCCGCCACCGGCGTGCCCGAAGTGTTCGTGGCGATGGCGCTGCTGGTGGTGCTCGGGACTGCGGCGCTGGCCGACTATGCCGGTCTGAGTATGGCCCTGGGTGCCTTCCTGGCGGGCGTGCTGCTGGCCGACTCGGAATACCGCCACGAGATCGAAGCCGCAATCGATCCGTTCAAGGGCCTGTTGCTGGGTCTGTTCTTTATCGCGGTGGGCATGTCGATCGATTTCGGTCGGGTGATGGCTTCACCCCTTTCGATTCTCGGTCTGGTGGGCGTGATCATGAGCGTCAAGGTGCTTGCCCTCCTGGTGGTGGGACGCATCGCCGGCCTGAACCGGGCCTCGACCGCGGCGCTGGCCATGGCGCTGCCCCAGGCCGGTGAGTTCGCTTTCATCCT
The Wenzhouxiangella sp. XN201 genome window above contains:
- the eno gene encoding phosphopyruvate hydratase — translated: MKITHIQALEILDSRGNPTLEAEVTVEGGHVGRAAVPSGASTGAREAVELRDGDKRYGGKGVRQAVSHVNGEIAAAIKGMDATDQAGIDKTLIDLDGSDNKSRLGANALLGVSLAVAHAAAAAKDQALWEYLLANSGQQASLPVPMMNILNGGAHADNRVDIQEFMIMPVGLPDFPSALQAGTEVFHALKAILRQRGLNTAVGDEGGFAPDLSSNEAALELLMTAITEAGYEPGKDIYLALDVASSEFCRDGQYVLDAEGRAFDSTEFVDYLADIVDRYPVISIEDGMSEDDWDGWAELTQSIGGKVQLVGDDLFVTNTAILKRGIDEHIGNAILIKPNQIGTLSETLDAIAMARNAGFGTIISHRSGETEDVTIADLAVASNAGQIKTGSLCRSDRVAKYNQLLRINARLGDAARYDGRYVFARFLD
- a CDS encoding monovalent cation:proton antiporter-2 (CPA2) family protein, which produces MSMLAEVIIFLAAAVVMVPLARWSGLGAVLGFLAAGVLIGPWVLGLIDNVDTILHFSELGVVLLLFLIGLELKPSRLRVLRRIVFFVGSMQLLITTLLLWPLAAWWSGSLWIGLLIAVVLSLSSTAMGVQILAEKKQLAAPHGRQAFGILLMQDIAVIPLLAIIPLFAAGELGSEVDGSIVFGLLQAAAVIAGLILAGRFLLRPTLRAIAATGVPEVFVAMALLVVLGTAALADYAGLSMALGAFLAGVLLADSEYRHEIEAAIDPFKGLLLGLFFIAVGMSIDFGRVMASPLSILGLVGVIMSVKVLALLVVGRIAGLNRASTAALAMALPQAGEFAFILFAVAVTEGVMGSGLVDPLIVAVTISMALTPLMYVINEKLLQPWLASSEPEPEPDRIPDDHGEPRVIIAGFGRVGQIVGRNLSMLGIHFTALDNNPEHVEFVRKFGHKIFYGDANRLDVLRAAGAAEAQLFILTISDPERSIQTAQMVRRHFPELKILARARNRDHAMELMALGVDEVIRETWLSSLALARNALYALGVRKADHYVDRFVEHDEATLREQVEHRGDQERLARIERKSREQLEELFSEDRRLLREGEEGSDSRQRD
- the kdsA gene encoding 3-deoxy-8-phosphooctulonate synthase, which encodes MKLAGVEVGLDQPLFLIAGPDTLESEAMCLEVAGHLKEVTQRLGIPYVFKGSFDKANRTSVKSYRGPGLEEGLKILQAVQSQIGVPVITDVHEDTPIDEVAAVVDVLQTPAFLCRQTNFIQNVARAGKPVNIKKGQFLSPWEMSKVVEKARETGNDELMVCERGFSFGYNNLVVDMRSLAIMRETGCPVVFDATHSVQLPGGQGESSGGMREYIPVLARAAVGVGVAGVFCETHPKPEEALCDGPNSMRLSDMEGLLESLVAIDRVVKSHGNL